The DNA sequence TCGACGAGTTCCGCGCCAACGGTGGCGTGGTGGGCGGCCCGTTCGAGGGCGCCACCCTGCTGCTGTTGCACACGACCGGCGCCAAATCCGGCCGGCCCCGTGTCTCCCCGCTGGCGTATCTGACCGTCGACGGCAGGATGATCATCATCGGCTCCTACGCCGGCGCGCCCAAGGATCCGGCCTGGGTGCACAACCTGCGGGCCCACCCCCGTGCGCGCATCGAGGTCGGGACCGATGCCTACGACGTCGCCGTGCGCGAGCTACCCGCCGGCGAGCGGGACGCGACCTATCCGAAGGTGACCGAGATGGCCCCGGCGTTCGCCGAGTACCAGGCCAAGACGACGCGGGTCATCCCGCTGTTCGAACTGACCCGGGAATAGAAGCGCGCCCGTCGTGGTCTGGTCTCGGTGTGAGTGAGAACACCGAATTCAACTCAGATGACCTCATTGCCGACCGCAATGCCCTCGACCAGATCAACCGCCAAGTGGTCGACGAATTCCGGGCCAACGGCGGAAAGGTGGGCGGCCCCTTCGCCGGCTCCGACCTGATCCTGCTGACCACCGTGGGCGCCAAATCCGGGCAGCCGCGGGTATCTCCACTGGTGTACTTCGAGGTCGACGGCCGGATCCTGATCGCGGGTTCCTTCGGAGGTTCGCCGAAAGCTCCTGCGTGGGTTCACAATCTGCGTGCGCAAGCGAAGGTGCGAGCCGAAATCGGGACCGAGTCGTTCGATGCCGAAGCCCGCGAGCTGCCGCGCGGCGAGCGCGACTCGCTGTATCCGCGGGTGGTCGAGAAGGCGCCGCAGTTCGGCGAGTACCAAGCCAAGACCTCTCGCGCGATACCGCTGTTCGAGATCACGCGCGCTTGACATCCGAATCCGGCGCGGCGAAGCACCGTGGGGGTCGCTCACCGCGCCGGATCCGCACGTTCAGAGGCGCTCGATGATCGTCGCGTTCGCCATGCCGCCGGCCTCGCACATGGTCTGCAGCCCGTAGCGACCGTCGCGCTGCTCGAGCGCGTTGACCAACGTCGTCATGATGCGGGCGCCGCTGGCGCCCAACGGATGCCCGATCGCGATGGCCCCGCCGTTGACGTTGGTGCGGCTCAGGTCGGCGCCGGTGTCGTGTGCCCACGCCAGGACCACCGGTGCGAACGCTTCGTTGACCTCGAACAGGTCGATGTCGGACAACGACAGCCCGGCCCGTGTCAGGACCTTCTCGGTGGCGGGGATGACGCCGGTCAGCATGTAGAGCGGATCGGAGCCGACGGCGACCGTGGTGTGGATGCGCGCGAGGGGTCGCAGTCCGAGGCGCCGCGCCGCGGCGCCGCTGGTGATCATCACCGCGGCACTGCCGTCCGACAGCGGCGAGCTGTTGCCGGCGGTGATCGCCCAAGTGATGTCGGGAAAGCGGGCGGCAATCGCGTCGCTGTAGAACGCCGGCCGCAGCCCTGCCAGCGTCTGCACCGTGGTCTCCGGGCGGATGATCTCGTCGGCGGCCAGCCCGGCGATCCGGGCCAGTTCGGCGTCGAACAGGCCGTCCTTGGTCGCTCGCGCTGCCTTCTGGTGGCTTTCGGCGGAGAACTCGTCGAGCTGGGTACGCGACAGCTCCCATTTCGCGGCGATCAACTCGGCACTGATGCCCTGTGCGACCAGCCCGTCGGGGTAGCGGGCGGCCATGCCGGCACCGAAGGGGTTGCTGCCCGGCAACACCGAGGACCCCATCGGCACCCGGCTCATCGACTCCACACCGGCGGCGATGACGACGTCGTAGGCGCCGGCGAGCACACCCTGGGCCGCAAAACTGACCGCCTGTTGGCTGCTGCCGCACTGGCGGTCCACCGTCGTGCCGGGCACGCTCTCCGGGAATCCGGCACCCAGCAGGGCATTGCGCGCGATGTTGGCGGCCTGGTCGCCGACCTGGGTGACGGCACCGGCGATGACGTCGTCGACCTCGGCGGGGTCGACGCCCGTGCGCGCGGTCAGCTCGCGCAGGCTGTGTGCCAACAAGTCGGCGGGCAGGATGTCGTGCAGCGACCCGCCGGGTTTGCCTTTGCCCACCGGCGTGCGGACCGCTCCGACGATCACCGCGTCACGATCGGAATACTCGGTCATCTGTCCTCCTGAGCCTCACTGCTGGGTAGGGTTTTCTATACTTAGATGGAACACCCTAGGTTCAGTGTTGACTACCCAGACGTGGAGTGATGTGCATGACAGTTCTGCAGGGACCGCTCGTCGACCGTGACACCTGGTCACCGGTGGGCCGCTGTCCGATCGAGAAGACGATGGCCCTGCTGGGCACCCGGTCGGCGATGCTGATCATGAGGGAGGCGTACTACGGCACCACCCGCTTCGACGACTTCGCGCGGCGCGTCGGGATCACCAAGGCCGCGACCTCGGCACGGCTGGGCGAACTGGTCGAAGCCGGTCTGCTGGTGAAGCGTCCCTATCGCGAACCGGGCCAGCGCGCCCGCGACGAGTACGTGCTCACCGAGGCAGGTACCGAACTGATGCCGGTGGTGTGGGCGATGTTCGAGTGGGGCCGCAAGCACCTGGGCGACACCCCGCTGCGGCTGACCCACCTCGGCTGCGGCGCCCCTGCCACCGTGGAAGTGGTGTGCGCGCAAGGACATCCGGTGCCGCCCGACGAGCTGGGGGTGGACCTGCGCAAGCCCGCCCCCAGCTCGTGACCCGGGTCAGACCAGCTGGGCGCGGAACTCGCGCGCCGCACCCATGAGCTCCTGAACCCGCGACTTGTCCACCGCGTTGGCGAAGATGCCGTCCTTCTTGAAGTAGGTGCCGACCACCGCGCCGTCGGCCACCGACAGCTGGGTGGCCACGTTCTCCGCGCGCACGCCGGTGTTGACGAACACCGGTACGGTGCCGGCTGCGTCCTTCACCACCCGCAGCGCCTCGATGTCGGTCGGCGAGCCGGCGGTGGCGCCGGACACGCAGATCGCGTCGGGCAGGGTGGCGAACACCGTGGTGCGGGTGATCGAGGCCAGATCCCGCTCGGCCAGGTACTGGGCCGACTCCGGCACGATGTTGAACAGCAACTTCACCTCGGACCCGCCGACACGGGCACGGTGGCGGGCCACCTCGCCGACATTCGTGTCCCACAGTCCGAAGTCACTGGCGTACACGCCGGTGAAGATCTCGCGGACGAACTTCGCTCCGGTTGCCACCGCCAGATCGATCGACGCCCGCCCGTCCCACAGCACATTGACCCCGAACGGCACCGAGAGATCGGGAAGCAGTTCGCCGATGATCCTGGCCATCGAGATCGCGGTGATGGGTTCGGTCTTCGTCAGGTACGGCAGGCTGAACTCGTTGCTGATCATCACGCCGTCGACCCCGCCGCTCTGCAGCGCGTCGAGTTCGGTGCGGGCCCGTTCGACGACGGCGGCGATGCCGCCCGTGGTGTCGAAGCCGGGGTCGCCGGGCAGGGCGGACAGATGCAACATGGCGATGACGGGTTTGGCGACGTCGAAAACCTCGTCGAGCCAGGTGGTGGTCACGGGGTGCCTTTCTCTTCAGATGGATGGGGAACGTTCGGGGAGGCGTCAGTCCATGTAGGCGCCGCCGTTGACAGCCAGCGCCTCACCGGTGATGAAGCGCGCATCGGGGGAGAGCAGGAACGCGACAGCCTGGGCCACATCGTCCGGCTGCTCGAGCCGGCCCAGCGGGGTGTCGGCGAGCATCATGTCCCGCACGGCGTCCGGCGTGGTGCCACGCAGCTGCGCCTCCCACTGCAACTCCCTTGACTGCATGGGTGTTTCGACGAAACCCGGGCAGACGCAGTTGACGGTGATGCGGTGCGGACCCAGCTCGTAGGCCATCGCCTGGGTCAGGCCGACGACACCGAATTTCGAGGCGACGTAATCGGCCAGGTACGGCACGCGACCTTGCTTGCCTGCCATCGACGCCGTGTTGACGATCGCTCCGGATACCCCGGTGCGCACCATTTCCCGCGCTGCGGCCTGACCGCAGACGAACACGCCCTTGAGATTGACGTCGACGGTCTGGTCGAAGCGCTCGACGGGCGCGTCGAGGAAGCGGTGCATGAACGAGATTCCCGCGTTGCTGACCCAGGCCGACAAGCCCAGCCGGGCGGATACGTCGGCGGCTACCTCGGCCGCCGCCTCCGCCGACGTGACGTCCAGCGCGGCGGCTTCGTGACGGGCGGCGGTGTTCGGCAGCCCGGCGGCGACCCGACGCGCCGCCTCGAGGTCGAGGTCGGTGACGACGACACGCCAATCCCGTTGTGCCAGTGTGGCGGCGATCGCCGCGCCGATGCCCGACCCCGCTCCGGTCACCACGACTGTTCTGGTCATCTGTGCAGGTGTTCCTATCCGTTGTCGGTGCCGACGAGCCGCCGGCCGTTGTGGGTGTCGAAAAGATGTGTGCCGCCGTCGCGGACGGTGAGGTCGACGCCGGCGCCCTCGTTGATTCCGGCCAGGCGTGCGGTCTCCACGACGCTGGTCAGCGCGGTACCGCGCGCCTCCAACGTGACGATGGCGCGGGGGCCGAGGTGCTCGATCAGCACCACCCGCGCGGCGCCGTCGCTCGCCCGCGGGGTGAGCAGCAGATCGTCCGGGCGCACACCGAGGGTCACCGACGAATGGTTCGTCGCACAGTCGGTCGCCAGTGTCACCCCGGCGGCGGTGGCGAACTCACCGACGCTGAGCGCGCCCTCGAGCAGGTTCATCTTCGGGCTGCCGACGAACGTCGCGACGAAGGTGTCGGCCGGCCGGGCGTAGACCTCCTGCGGCGTGCCCAGTTGGGCGATGTGGCCGTCGCGCATCACCACCATGCGATCCGACAGGGTCATCGCCTCCTCCTGGTCGTGGGTGACGTAGACCGACGTGATGCCCAGCCGGCGCTGGATCTGCAGCAGCTCGGTACGGGTCTCGACCCGCAACTTGGCGTCGAGGTTGCTCAGCGGCTCGTCGAACAGGAACACCGACGGTTCGCGGATGATGGCCCGACCGATCGCCACGCGCTGCTGCTGACCGCCGCTGAGGTCCTTGGGTTTGCGGCCCAACAGTGCCGAAAGCCCGAGCGACTCACCGATCTCCGCGGCGCGCGCGAGCGCCTCGCGGCGCGGGGTGCGGGTCGCCCGCAACGGGAAGGCGATGTTCTCGGCCACCGACAGGTGCGGGTAGAGCGCGTAGTTCTGGAACACCATCGCGATATCGCGGTCGCGCGGTTGCAGGGCGGTGACGTCGCGTCCGCCGATGCTGATGGTGCCCGAGCTGACCGACTCCAGACCCGCCAGCATGCGCAGCGTCGTCGACTTACCGCATCCCGAGGGGCCGACCAACACCGTGAACGAGCCATCTGGCAGCTCGAGGTCCAGATCGGTGACCACGGGCAGGGTTCCGTAGGTCTTCGTGACGCCGGAGAATCGGACGGTTGCCATGAGGATCAGTCACCAATGCCTTTTCTAGAACTTGACCGCGCCGCCGCTGATGCCCTGCACCAGCTTGCGTTGGATGAAGAAGCTCGCCACGACCACGGGCACGACCGCGATGAGGATCGCCGCGCTCATGGAGCCGATCTGCACCCCGCGGAACGTGTTGAAACCTGCGATGGCCACCGGCAGGATCGCCGCCTTGCCCGGCGCCAGGATGAGCCCGTAGAACAGGTCGTTCCACGACAGCGTGAAACCGAAGATCGCCGCGGCGCCGATGCCGGGGAGAACCTGGGGCAGGACCACGAGGCGGAACGCGGCGAACCGGCCGAACCCGTCGACCTGTGCCTGCTCCTCCAGCGAGCGGGGCACCGCCTCGAAGAAGCCGATCAAAAACCAGGTCACCACGGGCAGAACGAAACTCAGATGAGAGAAGATCACCGGCAGCAACGTGTCGGTCAGCCGCAACGCGTAGGCCATCGTCAGGAACGGGAACACCAGCACCGCCGGCGGCAGCACCTGTGCCGCCAGCATGCCGAAGCGCGTCAGCGTGCCGCCGGCGCGGTACCGGGCGATGGCGTAGGCGCCCATGCTGCCCACCACGACGCTGATCCCGACCGTCACCAGGGCGACCAGCGCGCTGCGCCCGGCCGCGCCGAGGATGCCCGAGGCCAACACTTCGTGCCAGCTGGCGAACGAGGGGGTGAAGGCGAGAAGAAACGGTTCGTTCAGTTGGGCAGGGGTTTTCACGCTCGCGAGGGCGACCCATACCAGAGGGAACGCGACCGTGATGCCTGCGGCCCACAACAGTGCCACCCGCAGCACGGTGACCATGGCTGACCGGTTCATCGCGCGCGTCCCTCAGCGGTCCGGGTCCGGTCCAGCCGGCGGAACGCGACGACGATGATGCCCAGCACCACCACCAGCACCACGAACGCCATCGAGGCTGCCGAACCCATTCGGAAGAACTGGATTCCGGTCTGGTAGATGAAGTACTGCAAGGTCTCGGTCTCGGTGCCCGGACCGCCCCTCGTGGTCGCGAAGACGTATTCGAAGACCTTCATCGCGTCCAGACTGCGCAGCAGGATGGCGACCACCAAGACGGGGGCCAACAGGGGAAGCGTCACGCGCCGTAGCACATACAACCCGCCGGCACCGTCCACGCGGGCGGCGTCGAGCGGCTCCTTGGGGATCGACTCCAGCCCGGCGAGCAGCAGCAGCACCATGAACGGCGTCCACTGCCACACGTCGATGAGGGCGAGGGTGAACAGCGCCTTGCCCGGGCCGAAGAAGTCGTACTCGATGCCGACGCTCGACAGCATCGCCGGAATCGCACCGAGCTGGTCGTTGAGCAGGAACCGGAATGTCAGTCCGACGGCGATCGGTGTGATGAACATCGGCGCCAGCAGCATCGACCGGGTCAGATCGCGTGCCCAGCGTTGCTTCTGCAGTGCGAGCGCGAGGGCGAGCCCGATGACGAGTTCCAGGCCCACCGCCACGACGACGTAGATCGCGGTCGTGGCGAACGCATTCCAGAAGCCGGCGTCGCCGAACGTCGCCACGAAGTTGTCCGTGCCGACGATGGTCGGCGCGCCGCGGTCGGTCAGCTTGTAGTCGGTGATGCTGAGGTATGCGGCGTAACCGAGAGGGAAACCGACCACCCCGACGAAGAGGGCGATGAGGGGCGCGACCATGCCGTGCTGAAATTTCAGGGGGGAGTTCACGGTGGTCTTCGCTCCTTTCGTGGGGTGGTCGGTTTCCGGCTTCTTGGTGATCGAGGTCAGCCCTGGATGCGCTCGGCCTCGGCCTGCGCAGCGGCCAGAGCGTCCTCGACGCTCTTGGTGCCCGCCACGGCTTCGTTGAGTTCCGTGCCGACGGCCTGGATCATCTCCTCACCGCTGGGTCCTTGGCTCAACGGCGCGGAATTGGCCAGCAGCTGCTCGACGGTGCGGTAGTAATCGGCGCCGTAGCGCCCCTCGAGCACCGCCGGGTTCTGCAGGGTGCTCTGCCGGATGGCCGCCCCACCCTTCTCGGTCCGCACGACGTCGTTGGGCTTGGCGGTGAGCCAGGACACGAATGCCCACGCGGCATCCGGCGCCGCCGAGTTCGTGGGAATGGCCCAACTCCACGAGCCGAGGACCTGCTTGCCGCCCGGGATGGGGGCGAGCTTGATGTTGCCTGCTGCCGGGCCGGAGCCGGGTTCGTTGAGCGCGGGCAGCTGCCAGTTGTAGTTGATCATCGACGCCGACTGGTTGGCCGAGACCGAGCGTTGCGCCTCGTCCATGCTCCAGTTCAGGCTGTTGGCCGGGGCGGCGGTGGTGTAGGTGTCGATGTAGGCCTCGAGTGCCCGCTTGGCCTCGGGGGTGTCGAGGGTGACATTGCCCTCGGAGTCGTAGATGGATCCGCCTGCGGCGAACAACCAGTTGCCCCACTCCTCGAAGATCTTGTAGCCGCGCTGTGGCTGCATCGCGATACCGGCACGCTCGGGCGTGGTCAGCGCCTTGCTGGTGGCGACGAGCTCGTCGAGGTTGGTCGGCACCTGCTGGTTGGCCGCGGTGAGGTCGGCGGTGTTGTACAGGTAGCCCAGCGCGTAGTTGTAGAACGGCACTGCGTAACGCACGCCGTCGACGGTGGTGATGTCGGTCAGCGGGGTGAAGAAGTCGGCGGCGTCGTAGTCGGGGGTGCTGTCGATGCGGGAGTCCAGCGACTGCAGGAAGCCGGCGTTGGCGAAGTCGACCATCCACGGGTTGTCCACCACGATGAGGTCGTAGTTGGCATCGGAGGACTGGAACGAGGACACGAGCTTGTCGCGCATCTGGTCGTAGGTCAGCGATTCGATGTCGATCGTGACATCGGGGTACTCGGCGTTGAAGTCGGCGACCATCGATTGCACGATGTCGGTGTCGGGCACGTTCTCCATCAGGATCCGGACGGTGCCGGAGATGTCGGTGGGAACGTCGCCGGAGGCGGTCGCGGCGTCACCGGACTCCTGCTCGGGACCGCCGCTGCCGGCGCACCCGGCCAGCGCCAGCGCGAGGACGGCCAGCAGGGCGATTGCGGCGGAGACGAGAGGATATCGGACGCCGGTCCTGTCGCTCCGCCCCGAAGTGGGCCATTGCGTGATTCTCATTGCGGTGTCATCCCTTCCGTTTCATTTCGGGGTTCTTGTCGGTTGTGACGTGCTCATCGGTTCTGACGTGCCAGGGCGTGCGACACCGGAGTCACCGCGGAGCCGAGTTCCCGCCAGGTGGCGTACGCCTCGTCGTAGACGCGGCGCCGGTCGGGGTCTGGACGGAACGGCATCTCGAGGCTGACGAAGCGTGCGGCGTCGGACCAGTCGTCGAGACTGCCCACCCCGATGGCGGCGATCACCGCCGCGCCCAGCGACGCCCCGGGATGGCCGCGCACCGGCAGCATTTCGTGACCGAGCACGTCGGCGTGGATCTGCTTCCACAACGTCGAGGTCGATCCGCCGTTGGTGAT is a window from the Mycolicibacterium poriferae genome containing:
- a CDS encoding BtpA/SgcQ family protein, whose protein sequence is MTTTWLDEVFDVAKPVIAMLHLSALPGDPGFDTTGGIAAVVERARTELDALQSGGVDGVMISNEFSLPYLTKTEPITAISMARIIGELLPDLSVPFGVNVLWDGRASIDLAVATGAKFVREIFTGVYASDFGLWDTNVGEVARHRARVGGSEVKLLFNIVPESAQYLAERDLASITRTTVFATLPDAICVSGATAGSPTDIEALRVVKDAAGTVPVFVNTGVRAENVATQLSVADGAVVGTYFKKDGIFANAVDKSRVQELMGAAREFRAQLV
- a CDS encoding carbohydrate ABC transporter permease, giving the protein MNRSAMVTVLRVALLWAAGITVAFPLVWVALASVKTPAQLNEPFLLAFTPSFASWHEVLASGILGAAGRSALVALVTVGISVVVGSMGAYAIARYRAGGTLTRFGMLAAQVLPPAVLVFPFLTMAYALRLTDTLLPVIFSHLSFVLPVVTWFLIGFFEAVPRSLEEQAQVDGFGRFAAFRLVVLPQVLPGIGAAAIFGFTLSWNDLFYGLILAPGKAAILPVAIAGFNTFRGVQIGSMSAAILIAVVPVVVASFFIQRKLVQGISGGAVKF
- a CDS encoding nitroreductase family deazaflavin-dependent oxidoreductase gives rise to the protein MADRNALDQINRQVVDEFRANGGKVGGPFAGSDLILLTTVGAKSGQPRVSPLVYFEVDGRILIAGSFGGSPKAPAWVHNLRAQAKVRAEIGTESFDAEARELPRGERDSLYPRVVEKAPQFGEYQAKTSRAIPLFEITRA
- a CDS encoding ABC transporter substrate-binding protein, which gives rise to MRITQWPTSGRSDRTGVRYPLVSAAIALLAVLALALAGCAGSGGPEQESGDAATASGDVPTDISGTVRILMENVPDTDIVQSMVADFNAEYPDVTIDIESLTYDQMRDKLVSSFQSSDANYDLIVVDNPWMVDFANAGFLQSLDSRIDSTPDYDAADFFTPLTDITTVDGVRYAVPFYNYALGYLYNTADLTAANQQVPTNLDELVATSKALTTPERAGIAMQPQRGYKIFEEWGNWLFAAGGSIYDSEGNVTLDTPEAKRALEAYIDTYTTAAPANSLNWSMDEAQRSVSANQSASMINYNWQLPALNEPGSGPAAGNIKLAPIPGGKQVLGSWSWAIPTNSAAPDAAWAFVSWLTAKPNDVVRTEKGGAAIRQSTLQNPAVLEGRYGADYYRTVEQLLANSAPLSQGPSGEEMIQAVGTELNEAVAGTKSVEDALAAAQAEAERIQG
- a CDS encoding ABC transporter ATP-binding protein — encoded protein: MATVRFSGVTKTYGTLPVVTDLDLELPDGSFTVLVGPSGCGKSTTLRMLAGLESVSSGTISIGGRDVTALQPRDRDIAMVFQNYALYPHLSVAENIAFPLRATRTPRREALARAAEIGESLGLSALLGRKPKDLSGGQQQRVAIGRAIIREPSVFLFDEPLSNLDAKLRVETRTELLQIQRRLGITSVYVTHDQEEAMTLSDRMVVMRDGHIAQLGTPQEVYARPADTFVATFVGSPKMNLLEGALSVGEFATAAGVTLATDCATNHSSVTLGVRPDDLLLTPRASDGAARVVLIEHLGPRAIVTLEARGTALTSVVETARLAGINEGAGVDLTVRDGGTHLFDTHNGRRLVGTDNG
- a CDS encoding carbohydrate ABC transporter permease — translated: MKFQHGMVAPLIALFVGVVGFPLGYAAYLSITDYKLTDRGAPTIVGTDNFVATFGDAGFWNAFATTAIYVVVAVGLELVIGLALALALQKQRWARDLTRSMLLAPMFITPIAVGLTFRFLLNDQLGAIPAMLSSVGIEYDFFGPGKALFTLALIDVWQWTPFMVLLLLAGLESIPKEPLDAARVDGAGGLYVLRRVTLPLLAPVLVVAILLRSLDAMKVFEYVFATTRGGPGTETETLQYFIYQTGIQFFRMGSAASMAFVVLVVVLGIIVVAFRRLDRTRTAEGRAR
- a CDS encoding SDR family NAD(P)-dependent oxidoreductase; the protein is MTRTVVVTGAGSGIGAAIAATLAQRDWRVVVTDLDLEAARRVAAGLPNTAARHEAAALDVTSAEAAAEVAADVSARLGLSAWVSNAGISFMHRFLDAPVERFDQTVDVNLKGVFVCGQAAAREMVRTGVSGAIVNTASMAGKQGRVPYLADYVASKFGVVGLTQAMAYELGPHRITVNCVCPGFVETPMQSRELQWEAQLRGTTPDAVRDMMLADTPLGRLEQPDDVAQAVAFLLSPDARFITGEALAVNGGAYMD
- a CDS encoding nitroreductase family deazaflavin-dependent oxidoreductase — translated: MTTPDGSALADFNQAIIDEFRANGGVVGGPFEGATLLLLHTTGAKSGRPRVSPLAYLTVDGRMIIIGSYAGAPKDPAWVHNLRAHPRARIEVGTDAYDVAVRELPAGERDATYPKVTEMAPAFAEYQAKTTRVIPLFELTRE
- a CDS encoding thiolase family protein, yielding MTEYSDRDAVIVGAVRTPVGKGKPGGSLHDILPADLLAHSLRELTARTGVDPAEVDDVIAGAVTQVGDQAANIARNALLGAGFPESVPGTTVDRQCGSSQQAVSFAAQGVLAGAYDVVIAAGVESMSRVPMGSSVLPGSNPFGAGMAARYPDGLVAQGISAELIAAKWELSRTQLDEFSAESHQKAARATKDGLFDAELARIAGLAADEIIRPETTVQTLAGLRPAFYSDAIAARFPDITWAITAGNSSPLSDGSAAVMITSGAAARRLGLRPLARIHTTVAVGSDPLYMLTGVIPATEKVLTRAGLSLSDIDLFEVNEAFAPVVLAWAHDTGADLSRTNVNGGAIAIGHPLGASGARIMTTLVNALEQRDGRYGLQTMCEAGGMANATIIERL
- a CDS encoding winged helix-turn-helix transcriptional regulator, whose translation is MTVLQGPLVDRDTWSPVGRCPIEKTMALLGTRSAMLIMREAYYGTTRFDDFARRVGITKAATSARLGELVEAGLLVKRPYREPGQRARDEYVLTEAGTELMPVVWAMFEWGRKHLGDTPLRLTHLGCGAPATVEVVCAQGHPVPPDELGVDLRKPAPSS